The Antechinus flavipes isolate AdamAnt ecotype Samford, QLD, Australia chromosome 5, AdamAnt_v2, whole genome shotgun sequence DNA segment GATCTCTCTGGGAGGTCTACATTTCAGGTTATGTTGCTTTTGtgctaaataaaaatgtttattataaacCAGCTGCTTGTCCAAATGTTCTTGTGACCAGACCAAACCAACTTGCAAACCAAAATAACTATTTCCCAGATGATCTGTAAATTCTTTGAATGAAGGAGCTCAGCAGGGAAAACAGTTACTTCTAGTTCCTAAGCTGGTAAAGTAGAAAGTAATAGTCAAATTCAGGTCCTCAGATCAAAGGCATGTGAAACTCCTCTATTTGTATCAGGAAAAAAGTCAActgaagaaaatatggaaatcaGATTTCTAATTCAAAGGATTTAATTCAATGGACtttaataatcaaagaaatgGCCACCATTCTGTGTAGCTCATTGGGTCCTTGTCTATGTACACCTGACCACGGCAGAGGAGTCAAGCTCCTTCTGGTGACTATGGCTATGCTGACTCTTTCCTTGTCTTCCCTAAATCCATTTTTCCTCAAAACCTAAAATACAAAAGGGCATTGGATTAAGATGAGCTGCCAGTCATCAACCTCTGTGAAAATGCAACTGAAGATAATGATGAACTTTTTTCTCACATTAACTCTCAGGAAtcataattatgtttttaaaaatcaaatacaaaaataaaattctgctaTGAAAATTATACTAACTGCTTCTCACTTTTATTTGTTGATACTGTCTGGTTAGATAGTAACAGAATTTTAAACACACAAACTCCCAATGAAATTTACGGTACAAAAAAAAGAgctaagttaaataaaataatatcttttttatttcacataCCATTTAAAAGGCACTTTAGTAATACTGAGATTTGTAAacctatatatacattttatatatacccCAAAGCAGAGCACTTAGCTTTTTATTAGAATGTACACACATACCTTAATTTTCACAAGAAATTCCCTCCTACTTCAGAAAAATTGCACACAAATTAAACTTCTTTAAATGAAAAcctgttttaaaaatatgacaatGAAAAATAATCCTATGATCAATCTTTTCACAAAAACGAATACTCTAGAAATCTAGTCTTACCCCATTCTATCTGCCTGTCAAGTTTTCTTAATGCAAAGCCTAACTTGAGGACCATAGCTAGGGCAGCACAGAGGCACAGTGGTTAAGAGCGCTGGGCCTGggattgggaagacctgagtttaaagctAGCCTCAGAcaagaagccctgaattcaaatccaacctggcTCAGACTAGCTGATCCTATACAAGTCTCTTGGCTTCTCAGAGCTTagtttcccccttccctctcagGATTACTGTGAGGGCCACATGTGATTGCTGCACGGCCTGGTGTATTAAGAAATGGGAGCTATTGATGTGCCCAGAGATGAGGGCAATCCTGAGTGACGTTAAATTCCCTCTAGATTATGAGGGGGGATGCCAGCTCCTTGACCGGCCCGCCACTGCGGGGCTCCTGAGAAGACAGGCTTGTGCCTTCCCTGGCTCCTGCCAAGTTGttcaaaggaaggaggggaaggcgGTCTTCCCTTGGCAGACACCGAAGCCTCCAAAAGAGAGTTCTTATTCTCCTCGCCTCGAAGGCCCCTTGGGCTTGGGGAGAGCCCGGACATGACCCTTGGGCCCCACTCCTCTGGGCAGAAGTAACCCTTGACTTGAAGCCATTCCCATGGAGCCATTTCCTTCCTCCCGCCAGGCCAGAGGGCACGTCTGCCCTGATCTTCTCCAGGCCCCACAGGGACCtcactccttttccttcttcttcttcttctttggcCTCGGCTCTTCTTCCGGGGCCGCGGCACCCTCAGGCTCGTCACTGggccttttcctcttctttttctttttctggtggtCACTCTGGTAGCCGCTCGAGTCGCTGGCTTGGCACTGAGGGTCAAGCTCCAGCGGCTCCTGCTTCTCTCGATggtgcttcttcttcttcttcttcgtccgAGGCTCCTGCTCCTCACACAGTCCCTTCTCAGCCTCCTGGGCAGGGGTGCCAGTCTCCACTGCCCCAGCCTCGTCCAAAGGCGCAGCCTCGTCCAAAGGCGCAGCCTCGTCTGAAGGCGCAGCCTCGTCTGAAGGCACAGTGGCCGGCAGGTCACCCCAGGCCGAGCAGGACTTCTTCAGCCCCTTCTTGCTCTTCTTTGGCTTTTCTCCTTCTGCTCCAGGTTCAGCCTCGCTGCTCACGTCCCCAGAACCTTTGGGAAGTGCAGAGCCGGCGCGGGGTAAACTGTGAAAAACAGGACAGGGGTCAGTAAGCACTGGAAGGTGTCCCTGAGCATCCAGATTAGTCCCAGGCACAGAGTGTGGCACCCACCAATGGCCTCCCCCATAACCAGCCACCCACTTCCCCTCAGGTGGCAGCCTGAGACCCTCCAGGTTCCCAGCTCCCATGAAGTGCCCAGGAAAGCTCCACGTTTGGAAGACATTATTATGATCACTGGAGAGAAGGTGTGAAGATGAAATAAAGCATGAAATAAAGGGAGAGACATAGGACTGCTCTGATCTAACCACCCACACGTCCAGTATGTCCGATTCCCCTTCTTTCTGATCCTCCATTCTAATTCAGAGCCTTCATTTTCCCAGGAGGAAGAGGCCTTTCTTAGTGGATAGAGGCACCAGGAAGGAAGGGCTCCATGTTCAGCCAGACCAGGATTCAAACTTGCTCTGGAGCTCATGACCAGGGACTTCTCAGGCCCATCACCAAGAACATGGACGATCCAGGTTGATTCCTGCACTAGCAACACGTTTTCTGCAGAGACCAAGGACCTGGCTTTCTGGCTCCGGACAAGTCTGAAGACCACGTAGAGCAGGAAAGCCCCAGGGCTCTGTTCTGTGGGATTGCAGTGGCCCCTGTTCACGCTGCTCTGACCAGGAACAGGCCACAAACACTTTCAAGAGTCTTTCCTCCAACTACAAGTCACCCTATAATTCAAAGCTAAAATTCCTGGTCACTGCAGGGAGCACGTCTTGGCCAAGAACCTCTAGAGCCAAGAGAATGTGGGGTCAAATCCTGGCTCTCTCCCCTTTACAGGACCTCAGGCTAGGCCCAGGGGGTTTCCCAGATGCAAATTAAAGGTCTGACCTGGAGATGATCAGAAGCTAAATGACAGCCACCAATGTTCTCTTCCGGTTTATAAAACAGACTTTTAGTCAGAAGGAAAAACTAGCTGTAAAAAGAGAAGGGACTGAAAAGCCCCCGCCAGCACCCACCTGCTGAGCAGCAGCAGGCCCCGGATGCAGAACACTCCGGCGGCGTCAGAGTCCAGGCGGGACACCTCGAATTCCAGCTCGTCCCCCACGTTGAAATGCAGGCCTTGCCACTGCTCCGCGGCCATGTGCTCCGGCTTGGGGATGGAAGCGTTGAAGCAGCCGTGCACCAAGCAGCCCAGGTGGCTGGGGGCCACTTTGTTGACCTTGCCCTGGGGACGAGAGGCCGTGAGACAGAGCAATCGCAGCCACCACCCCGGGACCCTCACTCCCAACAACCCAACCGacgcccccctcccccaatggcAGCACGTGGGACGCACTCACGGGGACAGGTAACTCATGATCAAAGTCCCCCGCCCAGAGAGCTGGGGCGGTGGGGGCGCGTACAGGGCCTGCCAGCGCAGCGGGATACACAGAACGCACGCAGCCGTTCTCCCCAGTCGGAGACTTCGAACGGCCAGCGAGCAAACCCCGGGGCCAGCCCTCTAGGGCAGAAGCTGACTGACCCCAGCGCCCAGACTTCGGAGCCTGCGCCAGGGGTCTCCCTCCTCCCGGGGGAAACTGCCCCTGCCCCCACCCTGAGGGCCGGCCCCCACGTGGgcctatttcctcttctgcaagACTGGGGGAGGGGCGGTAACGCAAACTCCCACAGGCGACAGGCGCTACCTCCGAACCCGCCCGCGCCTACCAGGAGCTTCTGGCCCCTCTCGGGGCAGAAAATGACGAAGTCGGCCTCGATGTTCAGATGGATGTGGCCCTGGTCATCGTAGATGTCGCCCAGCTCGCCCACGATCCGCAGGTTGTCATAGGCTACGGGGACGCCCCGCAGGCTGTGGGAGAAGACAGGAATCAGAGGCCCGCGGGTGGAGGAAGGACTTACCTCTAAACTGCCCCCCTCACCCCCCGCGGAGACCCCTCCTCCAATTACTCCCCTCCGCCACGGAGACCCCTCCTCCAATTACTCCCCTCCGCCGCGGAGACCCCTCCTCCAATTACTCCCCTCCGCCACGGAGACCCCTCCTCCAATTACTCCCCTCCACCGCGGAGACCCCTCCTCCAATTACTCCCCTCCGCCGCGGAGACCCCTCCTCCAATTACTCCCCTCCGCCGCGGAGACCCCTCCTCCAATTGCTCCCCTCCGCCGCGGAGACCCCTCCTCCAATTACTCCCCGCCGCCGCGGAGACCCCTCCTCCAATTACTCCCCGCCGCCGCGGAGACCCCTCCTCCAATTGCTCCCCTCCGCCGCGGAGACCCCTCCTCCAATTACTCCCCTCCGCCGCGGAGACCCCTCCTCCAATTGCTCCCCTCCGCCGCGGAGACCCCTCCTCCAATTGCTCCCCTCCGCCCGATGACTCCGCCCCGCCCCCGGGCTGCACCCTTTGGCCCAGTATACGCGGCCCCACCTCTCCGAGTAGCGCAGCAGCTCCTGGTCCAGCTGCTGCCGGAGGCCGCTCCGCTTGCGGTCCAGGAAGCGCGGCGACAGAGCCACGTGCCGCCGGTGCGGACCCACGCTCAGGCACGAGCCCGGCTTCACAAGAGCGCAGGCCGCCGCGAAGGTGGGCAGCTGGAGGCCGGAACCGGGGCCCGGAGCCGCAGAAGTCGCCATGCGCCTGCCGATTCCCCACCAGCTCCTCAGCCTCTGCAGGGCCCGGCGCGGCTCGCTGACGTCATAACCGGCGCCGCGCGTACGTGAACGTCAGCGTGACCCTCCGAAGCCCGCCCCTCGCTGATGCGTCACGAGGAGCCGCAGGAGCGCGGTGGCGTGACGGGTGTGCTGCCGCCAGGGGACGCCCCCGTATAGCGGATCCCAGGACAAATACAGCGCATGCGCGAGAAAGTGCCGGcgcctcttccctctcccttttcctcctcctttttggTCTCACGTGCGCTGGCTGGAGGGCCTTGTAGAACGGGGCGGGGCAGGAGGAAGGCTCCTCCTCCGGGAGGCTGCGGGAGTGACGCGCCCCCTGCCGACCGCAGTCCGTGCCCGCAGCCGTGGGTGCCGCCTGCCCCGAGGCTCTTTCAGGATTTTGTCCAGACCCGGAGGAGCCGTTTCttcctcctgctcattttacagaggaggaaactgaggccagcagGGTGAAGTGACGGGCCCCAAATCCCGCAGCCAGGCGGCTCTGGGCGCAATTTGAACTCTGGTGCTCCTGAGCATGGTCCCAGCCCCCTCTGCCGCTCTGAGAAGCCGAGGGGTCCCTTGGTCTCTTGGAGTTCCAGCATTCTCTTGTCCGATCGCATGAATTTGGGAATAAGTGACCACCAAGCACCTGCCCAGATctatatttattaacttttctGCAGGAAGGAAGCTGGGGGTGAAGAAGATGGAGTTCTAGACCTGAGTCAGGAAAGACCCGAGTTCTGTGGGGTCCAGAGTTGTCTCACTGAGGCGCTGTGAGTGAGCAAGTGAACTTAGCATCAGCAGTTTGCAGCTCTGAAGTCTGACATCAGCATTTACAATGACTACCCCTCTGCAATCAGAGAAACTGATCGATGCTGGTTGGAATAAAATAAGGCTTCGATAGCATCAGGCTTCTCTTGATCTTCCGCCCATTTCACACCTTGTGATCCTGGCAAGCCGAAGTCGCCTCATCTCTGAAACAGGGCGAAATGGGACAGTATCGACATCTTAGGCTTGTTGGGAAGATACGGTGAAGTATTTGCAAAGTGTTCAGCAAACCCTAAGTAACTACGGAATCGATCGTTATTCTTATAATTATTCACAACAGAGTGCTTTAGAGTCTCTAATTTAATCAGGCAGGTGTGTAGTTCGTGAACATGTCGCCAGATGGCGCACATTAGCTTTCAATGGGTGATCCCCCAAAGATCTCTTTTTACAAATTCCTTGGACAGGAGATTGGTCAAGAAAGGGAAGCAAACAACCTCACCAGtcatgatcttttaaaaatattgcagCTTCTTTCAAAAGAATTTAGGATTTTCAGGTCCCCAAACCCCACAAACTGCCCAAATTAGACGGACAACTAAACTGCTTCATTACGAAAGCACTCCCCACCATCTCTCAAACCCttatgttttattaaattttcaaaataaacaagCTTGACTGGGGCATTCCACAGCAGGGAGATCCTCAATAAATTAAGCaacattttattgaatgtaacAGATCTGACTCTTTGCAGGCCAAACCTGCAGGGATTTATAAGAAACAGAACTGGATAGCGGATATATGGAAGAATGGGGGGAGAAACTGGGTTTGGATTTTAACCCCAACTCCAGTATTTGCTCCCCATGGAACCCTAGTACATTAGCACTTTCCTGGGAATCAGTTTACTCAAGAGATATTTGGATTAGATGACATTTGCcgtttcttctctctttattgtTGACTTTCAAAATTTTGGCCAAGGATCTCTGAGGGTCCCCAAGACTCTTTCAGAGGGACTGCCTTGTCAAAACTATTTCCTTATCAATACCAAGATGTTTGactttctaatatgataaatatcaatacatacattatatatatacataaactatGCTTTTGATTGGAGGAAAGGTTCTTCAATAGTTTTTAAGCGAGTAAAGGGGTTCTGAGACTAAGGAGTTTGAGAAAATTTGATCTAGAACTAGGATCCTCTGACTTCTGTCACTAATTTGCTAGGAAATCACTTGACCTCCCTGGaacttactttcctcatctataaaaagaagacaATGGATAAAATGGAATTCTATGTGACTAGATTACTGCTCTCTCCCCTCCCAGCAAAGTCCAGTGGCTCCTCATTATTTCTGGGACCaaatataaatcctatttggccATCAAGCCCTTCACAGGCTGGCCTTCCCCTGGCAGCCTCCTTGGACCTTGCTCGTCATCAGGAACTCTGCTTAGTTAGTCCGTGGCTGTGTGTGATTCGATTCTATTTTATTGGGGACCAGATATGGCAATATTGCAATACTGTGGTGTTCCTCTATTTGTCATTTATTGCCCAGGCGGAATCCAGATCTTCGTCTAATGTCTCAAGATGCTTATTTGTTGTGGTATTTCTGTTTTGATTTATAGATAGCCGAGGTTGGAGCCAGGACTTTTTAAGTGTTTGTCTAAAGGAAACCGCTCACATCTCTCAGCACCATCCATCTCTGGTAGCAGCTCTTTAGTGAAGAAGATTTATtgacacccccccacacacacacaccataggATAGTCATGTAGTGTTTCAATGTTCCATTCACATGATTGGAGATTCCCTGGAATAGATCTACTCTGGGAAGCTGGGCACGGgctgaaggaagacaggaagtcCCAAGCAGACAGACTTCCAGGGTTTAAAGTCCCATTCCTATCAAATGTGGGGTCTCTTTCTGAATGAGGAGGATGAGAACTCTATTTCTTATAGGACGTCCTTTTTGCCGTCCCTGCATCCCCTTGGAATTGCTACATGTGAATTTTATGAATCTTTGCCTTGAGATggaaatttcttctcttcttctaggAAATTTGGCCAATGCAATTGTCATGGGGCCCTGCTTGGTCAGCTCTGGAAATACCCAATTCCCTGGTATCTGTTGGAGCTCCCTGTAAAACAGAATTAGCAAAGGGTTTCCTTTGATTTTAGGAAGATGACTTCAAGtccttttaaaatgaggaaacaaactcCTTCTAATTGCAAAATTTACACGGGGACAGAGTGATCTTTGGCATTCTCTATTTCAGTGAATGCAGTGTGAAAGGCTGAGGGTGTGCTGGGGGTTGGGGGTAGAGCCtttcctgagttctaattctgtTGCTGGAACTCAGATCTAGTCTcagtagttgtatgaccctgcacaagtcacttaatttctacttgcttcagtttcctcatctttaaaatgggggtgAGAATAGCAGCtacagggaaggaaggggaatagGGATAGAAATGATGATTGGAGGCAAGGTGAAGGAGTGTGACAAGGACCTCAATAAGCAATTAAATCTGGATGGAGTAAACCTGGAAGGAGAGTTTGCTGAGTGCTTGTAGAAGGAAGGGGGTGGAATCTGGAAGTGCTAGTGGGAATAAGGAAGAGGCTTATTAGTCCAAACACAGAAGTTGTCATGAGAGAAGGAACATTCATATTAGGGAGAatagctgggggggggggaagagttCAGTTTTTAGAGCAGAGTCCCCTTTCCTTGATagcaaagaaggaggaagagatctCTTCCTGTGAGAGAAAGGGGTCTCCTCTGAAGGGCACTTTATTCGCCATAGAATGGAGTCCCTTGGGGAGCGATGGAAAGAGAGCACAAGCAAGAGGAGGGTGTGTGGCCATGAAGAAGCAATGAGGAGTGACAAATAAGACAGTGTAGACAGACTTTGATTCCAAACCATAGGGATCAAGAGGCGAACACGGAGGGACAAGATCTCTGAGTTTTGCAGAGAACGGGGGAGCCTCCACTAAGGACACTTGGGGGGCGTTGGGTCAGCCACTACCTCCAATAGAGAATCATTCACCAATGTGAATCGAATGAGGCTGGGGACAGCAACGTCACTTACTGGTCAAACTGGCCACTGAACATAAGCTGAGAGGGGATTGGATGGATCACCTACCATGGAGATAATATAGTTTTTTCAATTcaaacaagttttcttttttctttctttttcttttctttttgcaagaCAGTAGGGGTTAACTTCCCAGGTCACACAGTGAATCAAACAAGAGATTGTCCCTATTTTTGAATGAGGAATGGAGAACAAATctagcattttacattttttactctttccttggCTATTCTATTAGAGTGTTGTCTATTTCATTGAAGGCTCTTGCGGACTCAGACCCAGAGTATGTACAGGGATGGGGCTCAAGCCTCCTTGAatttttattatctgaaaaatCTCAGATTTAGAAGTTCTGAAGCTAAGGGGGAGCTGGGAGCCTTCAGAGTTTTCTGCTGatacatttcttttcctctcactttAGGATTCAGTCCTGTGCTCTGGAAAgcctggaaggaagaaaaatcccTCTTCAGCTGCGTCCTTCCCCCTTCAGCGTTCCACATCATTGCCTTCATTTGTTCAAAGGAGATTCGTTGTGCCATTTAAGCAGATAATCTTTGACCCCAAGGAGGCAGCCTCTTCCCACTGCCAGTCCTTCCTCAATAAGTCCCATAGCTAGCTTGTGGTTTGGCACATTGGCTTCCATGACTCTCTGAAAACTTGAGACCTTCTGTGGCATTAGTAGCACATTTCTGCTTTGAATAGATACAAGAGGACTCAGATGACTCCCAGGACTCCTTGCTTGGGAGATggattttttccaaatacttcaTAAAGCCAAGTGCCGGTTAGCTCCAAACAGCTGTTGGACGGCGATGGCAATGGTGAACCCTGGCCACGGGGCCAGCCGGAGCGAACAGCTGGATTCCATTTATCACTACGCTCCCTCTCAGCTTTTAGTGTTTGCTGACTGGAGAGCGTGTAAATGTGGCCATTTTCCCCATTTACCGATAGGATGTAGTCCTGCTTCTCTATGCATATTATAGAGGATTCAGAGAAGCAGGTCCTTGGGAGACATGAAGAGGAGTTTCAGCAGCTCTGACTGGGTGCCTAGGAGGGATAAGGTCCTTCTTGGATCTTCACTGGGAAGTCTGAATGTCTCTCTGtgattaataaagaagcaagaaagaaagaaggaaaggaagaaggaaaggaaggaaggaaggaaggaaggaaggaaggaaggaaggaaggaaggaaggaaggaaggaagaaggaaagaaaggaaggaaggaaggaaggaaggaaggaaggaagaaggaaagaaaggaaggaaggaaagaagagggtgagggaaagagagagagagcgacagagagagaaagaaagaaaagaaagaaacctatAGAAAAGACAGACATGAAGAGACAAGTTGCCAGAGTGGCTTTAGTGCATTGTCATTTGGAGTAGGAAAGTCTCCATCTGAAACCAAACATGGctgtgtttattatttctttaaacaaatccctttttttttctggccctcagtttctttatctgtaaaatgttagATCTGATCTAGATGATCTCAGACACGTTCATCTCTAATTCCCAGGATTCACTAATTCTACCCAAGCTTCTTGGCAATGTCTGATCGCAAATGTTCTATGTGTTTTGCCGGCCATTGACATTTCGAACAATTCCCATCCTATGTTTCTTCTCGTTTGGGGGCTGACAACCTGTGATTTATGGATTTGGAATAATTGGATTTCTTGGCTGCCATGCACTTTTGTGTAAGAAGTATTACATATGTTTCCAGGAAAGtgatttagaggaaaaaaaatgagtgagaAAGTGCCaagttctgaaattttatttgCAAGCAAAGCTCCCACTTGTAAGACTCCAGTAACATTCTGAACATCGGTAATAAGACCTGCCCCTGAGGGGAGCGGTAGCACTGGAGCCCCTGTGCTAAATCTGTGCTTTTTCTAGAGGAAGCCCCATCTGCCCAGTGACCTGGGAGGCAGTGGGCTGCCACCTCCGTTGACCCAACATGTGAATTCACTTAATGTTCTTTACAAATAAAACCTGAGACATGTAGCAGAGATTTTCAGATCACAGCCTCTAAATCATGTAGGGTGATTTGTTCAGCATTTTAATTAGGCAAACTGTTTAGTGGTAGCTCCCATGGATCAACCAAGGGCTTCTGAAAAGACTCAAGCCACATGGGATATGTGATTTATTCACTTTACTGGACTTTATTAAAGTCATGGACTATGTGGGTTCCTCCTTGTTGATCCATTTTTGTAGTGAAAATCCACAGTTCAAGTTTGCAttggggtttaaaaaaaaaactccaaacaaacaaagaaaaaacctttGCCAAATTTCAAAGCTTATAGGTTTTTATCAACCCTTCCCATATTTACCATAAGGATATGATTTTGAGTGGATGAGACGATTTCAGTGGCACTTcataaatccttattgattgaatgatcaGGCAATTTGGGGGGCATTTGTATTCTGCCAATGCATGAAGCCCAGAACTTCTTTAAGCCTGAGGAAGCGGGTCTTGAGACTTGGCAGATTATTTTACCcttaaataaatatctttctgGCCAACCGAAGCCTGGTGCTCAGATGACAGACAAAGA contains these protein-coding regions:
- the POLR1F gene encoding DNA-directed RNA polymerase I subunit RPA43; protein product: MATSAAPGPGSGLQLPTFAAACALVKPGSCLSVGPHRRHVALSPRFLDRKRSGLRQQLDQELLRYSESLRGVPVAYDNLRIVGELGDIYDDQGHIHLNIEADFVIFCPERGQKLLGKVNKVAPSHLGCLVHGCFNASIPKPEHMAAEQWQGLHFNVGDELEFEVSRLDSDAAGVFCIRGLLLLSSLPRAGSALPKGSGDVSSEAEPGAEGEKPKKSKKGLKKSCSAWGDLPATVPSDEAAPSDEAAPLDEAAPLDEAGAVETGTPAQEAEKGLCEEQEPRTKKKKKKHHREKQEPLELDPQCQASDSSGYQSDHQKKKKKRKRPSDEPEGAAAPEEEPRPKKKKKKEKE